The following are encoded in a window of Perca fluviatilis chromosome 21, GENO_Pfluv_1.0, whole genome shotgun sequence genomic DNA:
- the frmpd2 gene encoding FERM and PDZ domain-containing protein 2 has product MGTFVTLAEVLEARGSPLDEDEVWCLLLATAEALLDISKRGSGNMCSVLSPGSVLLSANGSLAFKSCAQYEDVASFTAPEIQQGHAASTRTAAEKMVVYSLGMTLYWCVDYHLPQNQPVQLSAELEGLLLSMCEDMAVRRTDLLTVLETCELHHKTSMLPPAERLVRQLVEDVYRNSVDHVSMAENGSRLTDRSQMIRDRLHRSSFSNSTCALKKKISQTFSGASYPCEPTGIPSGGRQRENYDSWQQLNRSPCSPYMDGNRNANSRSLAQFESTMSLNDKKVKDMGPEFIRMLDEPVVVLELPGSIVSKKGKSPTTQRELSVVMPNGQSILVKCEVKSRGGDVFDMIVAHSNLVEHFYFGLAYIDDNEFFFVDNDAKISKVAPDSWKKVPTTTFVLFFRIKFFVNDISVLNKQTRHQYYLQLRRDLLEDRLSCHEETALYLGALALQAECGDCMPEVYGRNYYRPDQYVSKSVMEKRALPHIQGELLRLHTKNTQMLTDESELEFLKVCQQLPEYGVLFHRVMREKKPLEGEIILGVCAKGAVVYEVRDGCRSTTQTFYWRETTSISSNRCKFVLESRGSKKKYTFITESSKIAKYLCNLCSAQHKFNNEMNSRQLSHNLVSEENSVRYAAVCRSQSSRLKSCCSETPQDDSGLNTPQDESLNKLCDDVTARIEARIKQQRLNEQSTCSISQRSSTCMRSPASSQRSGSEAPSGSQAARETPRKLGSSSEREVICVTLKKDPKLGLGVVIVGEDTVGHYDLGIFVASIVPGGPADKDGRIRPGGRLISLNHVSLEGVTFSEAAEVMQSSPEEVQLIVSQPKVGLSPNSVLGNYESQTTLMTDGRSGDDSSDEIVSVMMTPKTSNRLHVPREVRVLGSQDSCSVSPPVNCVKPKEITVELRKISGSLGMSISGGINTNLPNGGIYIRSLVPGGPAERDGRLHAGYRLLELDGISLQGFTYQQAVECLSKTGEEVTLLVEKQVRKLPRVSLVADNISCESNQSISPATSRLRVNSCSTITTAANAISDQPRDYSFVTDDNTQEVTLTKGANGLGFSFLMCELDPPTADFGSLVWIKQLFPGQPAEQSGRIQEGDILLAINGQSLKELSYPRVLKLFKASPPEVRLTLSRPPPGILPSIDQFTGT; this is encoded by the exons ATGGGTACATTTGTGACCCTGGCAGAAGTGTTGGAGGCCCGGGGCTCACCACTGGATGAAGATGAGGTCTGGTGTCTGCTGCTAGCCACCGCTGAGGCCTTACTGGATATTTCCAAAAGAG GTTCAGGCAACATGTGCAGTGTGCTGAGTCCAGGCTCGGTGCTACTGTCAGCCAATGGGAGTCTGGCCTTCAAGAGCTGCGCCCAATACGAAGACGTGGCCTCCTTCACAGCTCCGGAGATCCAGCAGGGGCACGCTGCCTCCACCAGGACTGCCGCCGAAAAG ATGGTTGTGTACTCACTGGGGATGACTCTTTATTGGTGTGTTGATTATCACCTACCTCAAAACCAG CCGGTCCAGCTGAGTGCAGAGCTGGAGGGTTTGCTGCTGAGCATGTGCGAGGACATGGCGGTCCGACGGACTGACCTCCTGACGGTGCTGGAGACCTGTGAGCTTCACCACAAGACCTCCATGCTGCCTCCTGCTGAGCGGCTCGTCAGGCAGCTGGTAGAAGATGTCTACAGAAACTCA GTTGATCACGTGTCCATGGCTGAAAATGGATCCCGGCTAACAGACCGCAGTCAAATGATCAGGGACAGATTGCACA GAAGCTCTTTTAGTAACTCAACATGTGCGCTGAAGAAGAAGATTTCACAAACATTCTCCGGAGCATCTTATCCATGCGAGCCCACAGG GATTCCCTCGGGAGGTCGACAAAGGGAGAATTACGACAGCTGGCAGCAGCTGAACCGCAGCCCCTGCAGTCCGTACATGGATGGCAATCGAAATGCCAACTCAAGATCCCTTGCACAGTTCGAGTCCACGATGAGTCTGAATGACAAGAAAGTGAAG GACATGGGTCCTGAGTTTATTAGAATGTTAGACGAGCCGGTGGTTGTCTTGGAGCTGCCTGGCTCCATCGTG TCAAAAAAAGGGAAATCTCCAACCACTCAGAGAGAGCTGAGTGTGGTGATGCCAAACGGTCAGAGCATCCTGGTCAAGTGTGAGGTCAAATCCAGAGGAGGGGACGTCTTTGACATGATTGTGGCTCACTCCAACCTGGTGGAACATTTCTACTTCGGCCTTGCTTATATTGACG ATAATGAGTTTTTCTTTGTGGACAATGATGCCAAGATTTCCAAAGTTGCTCCAGACAGCTGGAAGAAAGTGCCTACAACCACCTTTGTCCTTTTCTTCAGGATCAAATTCTTTGTCAATGACATATCTGTTTT GAACAAACAGACCCGCCACCAGTATTACCTCCAGCTCAGGAGAGACCTTTTGGAGGACAGGCTGTCCTGCCATGAGGAGACGGCGCTGTACCTGGGAGCTCTGGCCCTGCAGGCCGAGTGTGGAGACTGCATGCCTGAG GTGTACGGTAGGAACTACTACCGCCCCGACCAGTATGTCTCCAAGAGCGTGATGGAGAAACGTGCCTTGCCTCACATTCAGGGGGAGCTGCTACGGCTTCACACCAAAAACACCCAGATGCTCACCGACGAATCAGAGCTTGAGTTCCTCAAG GTGTGTCAGCAGTTGCCTGAGTACGGCGTGTTGTTCCACCGTGTGATGCGTGAGAAAAAGCCTTTAGAAGGAGAGATCATCCTCGGGGTTTGTGCCAAAGGAGCCGTGGTCTACGAGGTTAGAGATGGCTGCCGATCCACCACTCAGACTTTCTACTGGAGGGAGACAACATCGATCTCCTCTAAT AGGTGTAAATTTGTATTAGAAAGCCGGGGCAGCAAGAAGAAGTACACCTTCATCACAGAGAGCTCGAAGATAGCCAAATATCTGTGCAACCTCTGCTCAGCCCAACACAAGTTTAACAATGAGATGAACTCTCGCCAGCTCAGCCACAACCTGGTCTCAG AGGAGAACAGTGTGCGTTATGCCGCAGTGTGTCGCTCCCAGAGCAGCCGGCTTAAGTCCTGCTGTTCAGAGACGCCCCAGGATGACAGCGGTCTGAACACGCCTCAGGATGAGTCCCTGAATAAGCTGTGTGATGATGTCACGGCCAGGATCGAGGCCCGCATTAAACAGCAGCGCCTCAATGAGCAGAG TACCTGTTCCATCAGCCAGCGCAGCAGCACTTGTATGCGTTCCCCAGCCAGCTCCCAGAGGAGCGGATCTGAAGCACCCTCTGGCTCCCAAGCAGCCAGAG AAACCCCAAGAAAACTAGGGTCATCGTCAGAGAGAGAAGTCATATGTGTTACTTTAAAGAAAGACCCAAAGCTTGGCCTGG GTGTAGTGATAGTCGGAGAGGACACTGTAGGCCACTATGACTTGGGCATCTTTGTTGCATCCATTGTGCCTGGTGGACCCGCTGATAAGGACGGACGCATCCGACCAG GTGGTCGACTGATCTCTCTGAACCACGTCAGCCTGGAGGGCGTCACCTTTAGCGAGGCAGCAGAGGTCATGCAGAGCAGCCCTGAGGAGGTACAGCTCATTGTCTCACAGCCAAAag TGGGCCTCAGTCCCAACAGCGTGTTGGGAAATTACGAGTCCCAGACCACGCTGATGACGGACGGCCGATCAGGAGACGACAGCTCAGATGAGATTGTTTCGGTCATGATGACGCCAAAGACCAGCAACAGGCTTCATGTCCCCCGAGAAGTACGAGTCCTCGGCTCACAG gaTAGCTGCTCTGTGTCTCCCCCTGTAAACTGTGTGAAGCCAAAGGAGATTACTGTGGAGCTCAGAAAGATATCAGGAAGTCTGGGAATGAGCATCTCT GGTGGTATCAACACGAACCTTCCGAATGGAGGAATCTACATAAGAAGCCTTGTCCCGGGAGGGCCAGCTGAGAGAGACGGGCGTTTACATGCAG GTTACAGACTGCTGGAGTTGGATGGGATCAGCCTTCAGGGCTTCACCTACCAGCAGGCCGTGGAGTGTCTGAGTAAAACTGGGGAG GAGGTAACTCTGCTTGTGGAGAAACAGGTGAGGAAACTCCCCAGGGTTTCTCTGGTCGCAGACAACATCAGCTGTGAATCCAATCAGAGCATCAGTCCAGCTACCAGCCGGCTAAGGGTCAACAGCTGCTCGACCATTACTACTGCTGCAAACGCCATCTCTGACCAGCCCAGGGACTACAGCTTTGTCACTGACG